The Methanosphaera sp. WGK6 genomic sequence TATAGAAGAAATCTTTTGCAAATTTATATTTTTTAGCAATTTCTTTTATTTGTTCTTCATGTGTTAATAATTCTTCAGATAAATCAGAGATTTCATCTAATTTATGTAATAATTCTTGATTTTCACCCATATGTGCTACTAATAAGTAGATGCATATTAATTGACTAAGGTATGTTTTTGTTGCTGCTACACTTATTTCAGGTCCTGCTCTTGTATAAATAACATGATCAGCTTCTCTTGTAATTGAACTACCTACTACATTTACTATGGCTAATGTTTCTGATTTTTCTTTAGCTACTTTCAATGCTTTTATAGTATCAGCAGTTTCTCCGGATTGTGTTATGAAAATAACTAATGTATGGTCATCTAATGTTTTATTGAAGTATTCAAATTCTGATGCTAATATAACTTCTGTAGGTATACCAATTTGTGATTCAATAAGGTATTCTCCTATGAGTGATGCATGATATGATGTTCCACATGCAACAAAGCAAATTCTATTAAATTTTTTGAATTTTTGAACAATTTCTTGTATTTTTTTAGATTCGGATAATGTGTCTTTTATTACTTGTGGTTCTTCATATATTTCTTTTAGCATGAAATGTTCAAAACCGCCTTTTTCAGCCATTTCTGAATTCCATGTTATTGTTGTAATTTCTTTTTTAATTGGATTTAAATCAAAGTCCATAATCTGAACATTATCTTGTTTTAATATTATGATTTCTTTGTCTTCAAGATAAATTACTTTATTTGTTTCATTTAATATTGCTGGAACATCGGATGCTAGATAATTTCCATTTTCACCAACACCTACAATTAAAGGACTTTCATTTCTAACTCCAATTATTTCATGTGGATTATCTTTTGAAATTATTGCTAAAGCATATGATCCTACTAATCTTTTTATTGTTGTCTGTACTGAAGTTAGAAAATCTTGTCCTTCCATCATGTATTTTTCTATTAGATGAGGTATAACTTCAGTATCAGTGTCTGATTTAAAGATATGTCCTTCTTTTATTAGTTCTTGACGTAGTTCTTTGTAATTTTCTATTATACCATTATGTACAACACTAATATTATTTTTACAATCACAATGTGGATGTGCATTTTCTTTTGTAGGATTTCCATGTGTTGCCCATCTTACATGAGCAATACCTATATTTCCATCAATATCCTTAAGGTTTATTTCACTATCTACTTCATTTATTTTGCCACTGCCTTTTTTTAAGTTAATAGTGTCAGTAACTGTTGCAATACCAATTGAATCATAACCTCTATATTCTAGTTTTTTTATTGAATCAATTATTGTTGGGGCAGCTTTTTTATTTAAAACACATCCGACTATTCCACACATTATTTAATCACCTAAATTTCATTAAGTTATTAATTATATCCGTTATTTTTAAAGTAAGTTCTATTTATTTTACTCTATTATATATATAATATTTAATTCATACATTATAATACTTATCATATACATATATAATATTATAGTATAGAATGAGGTCTAATTTTTTATTTTAATTAGATTAATTAAAAATATATTGTGGAATTTAAAATGAGTGAGATAGTAAAAGAATTACTTTACACAGGAAAAGCAAAAGATGTTTATAAAACTGGAAATGAAGATGAAGTAATCATTAAATTCAGAGATGATATTACTGCACTTGACGGTGGTAGAAAAGACACTTTAAGTAAAAAAGGTGAATATAATGCATTAATATCTGCTAAATTATTTGAAATATTGGAGGAACATGGAGTATCAAC encodes the following:
- the glmS gene encoding glutamine--fructose-6-phosphate transaminase (isomerizing), whose protein sequence is MCGIVGCVLNKKAAPTIIDSIKKLEYRGYDSIGIATVTDTINLKKGSGKINEVDSEINLKDIDGNIGIAHVRWATHGNPTKENAHPHCDCKNNISVVHNGIIENYKELRQELIKEGHIFKSDTDTEVIPHLIEKYMMEGQDFLTSVQTTIKRLVGSYALAIISKDNPHEIIGVRNESPLIVGVGENGNYLASDVPAILNETNKVIYLEDKEIIILKQDNVQIMDFDLNPIKKEITTITWNSEMAEKGGFEHFMLKEIYEEPQVIKDTLSESKKIQEIVQKFKKFNRICFVACGTSYHASLIGEYLIESQIGIPTEVILASEFEYFNKTLDDHTLVIFITQSGETADTIKALKVAKEKSETLAIVNVVGSSITREADHVIYTRAGPEISVAATKTYLSQLICIYLLVAHMGENQELLHKLDEISDLSEELLTHEEQIKEIAKKYKFAKDFFYIGRGFNYPTALEGALKLKEITYIHGEGYPAGELKHGPLALIDDNIPVVGILPPGPSYNKTYNNLQEIRARGADIIILGASNDTQIDDVEDKILFNPIIDEIIAPLLYIIDLQLLSYYISIEKNIDPDKPKNLAKSVTVE